Genomic segment of Candidatus Bathyarchaeia archaeon:
CCTATCGTTGATGTTCCTGCGATCATCTCTCTTTGGGCCGACGCGGAGGCGATGCGGGGCTTTGATAGATGAAGCGCGAGCGTCGTTGCTCCGGTTTGGAATTCTGTCCACTCGTTCGTCTTGTATTTGAGGGGCAAGCCGAGAGTGTCCTTGTAGAATCCTACTGATTGGTCCATGTTTGATACTGCGATCATCACGTAGTCAATCTGTTTGAACATGCAAACTCGCCATTCGTGAAGACCGGTCGTGAAGTAAAAGAGTTCCTGTCGCCAACAAGGAATCCTGATCTCATCTAATGCATGGTTTATCCGGATCCTCACATCCGGCTCTTTCAGCAGGGCTAGTATTGCCAGTGTTGACGATGCGTTTGCGAATAGCTCTTGCGTTCTTCTCGATCTACACGATTTGGGGGTCCACTTACCTGGCGATCCGTTTCGCGGTCGAAACATTCCCTCCGTTTATGATGGCCGCAACTCGTTTTCTCATTGCAGGTGGAGTCCTTTACCCTTGGATCCGTTTGAGAGGGGCACCGCGTCCGACTCGGGCCAATTGGAAAGCTGCGACGATCGTCGGGGGGTTTCTGTTGCTCGGAGGCAACGGTGGGGTGACGAAGGCCGAACAAATCGTACCTTCCAGCTTGGCCGCTGTATTGATCACGATAGTTCCAATCTGGATGGCTCTTTTGGAGCTGTTGCGAAAGGATCGTATCGTCCCGACTCGTCACGTCGTTCTCGGCCTAGTCCTAGGCTTCGGTGGGGTTGTTCTGCTAGTTGGACCCGGCAACATCGCCGGTAGTAGTGGATTGAATTCCCCCTGGGCAGGTGTTCTGATATTCACCTCCCTCTCTTGGGCAATTGGGTCGGTCTATTCTAGAACGGCACCTCTGCCGAAGACGCCGTTGCTGGGCAGTGGAATGGAGATGTTAGCTGGTGGAGCCCTTCTCCTGGTGGCGTCAGTGGTCTCTGGAGAATGGGCTGGTTTTCAGCCGGGTAACATATCGCTCCTGTCTCTTGTCTCGTTCATCTATCTGGTTGTATTCGGTTCCCTGATAGCCTTCTCATCCTATGTCTGGCTGTTGACAAAGACTACAACGGCGAGAGCCTCCACCTACGCGTACGTCAACCCAGTCGTCGCCGTCTTGCTTGGCTACTTTCTCGCTGGCGAACAGTTGACGCTTCGAACCCTCCTCGCTTCCTCGGTCATAGTCATCGCCGTAGCTGTGATTACCAACTTCAAATCCAGACAGATTGCTCCCGACGACGATTCATCGCCAAGCTGATTCCCTGTTTCTCTAACA
This window contains:
- the yedA gene encoding drug/metabolite exporter YedA, whose translation is MLTMRLRIALAFFSIYTIWGSTYLAIRFAVETFPPFMMAATRFLIAGGVLYPWIRLRGAPRPTRANWKAATIVGGFLLLGGNGGVTKAEQIVPSSLAAVLITIVPIWMALLELLRKDRIVPTRHVVLGLVLGFGGVVLLVGPGNIAGSSGLNSPWAGVLIFTSLSWAIGSVYSRTAPLPKTPLLGSGMEMLAGGALLLVASVVSGEWAGFQPGNISLLSLVSFIYLVVFGSLIAFSSYVWLLTKTTTARASTYAYVNPVVAVLLGYFLAGEQLTLRTLLASSVIVIAVAVITNFKSRQIAPDDDSSPS
- a CDS encoding VOC family protein — protein: MFKQIDYVMIAVSNMDQSVGFYKDTLGLPLKYKTNEWTEFQTGATTLALHLSKPRIASASAQREMIAGTSTIGFTVTDLENTYRELKAKSVRFVMEPKMREQEGVKLAVCLDPDGLEISISETVKQPMRAEAHANY